AATTCGAggctaattttagaaaacaatatGCATTTAGCATGACAATCAAGCTTGCTTGTGTTTTAACAAGTTTACCTCTGAGACGAGAAGCAACACTGCCATTGGACATGTATGGATAAACTAGAAGCCTTTCCGTAGGCGTCACACAAAACCCATATAACCTTAGGAGGTTTCGGTGTACTGCTAGGCTAATCATTTCAACTTCAGTCTGGAATTGGATCTCTCCTCCGATGGCACTGCCATCTTTAAGCCTCTTGACAGCCACAATAGTCCCGTCTGGGAGAATTCCTTTGTACACATTTCCGAAACCACCTTTCCCAAGTATGTTTTTGCTGCTGAAATTGCTCGTCGCAATTTGAAGTTCCCTGAAATGGAATCTCTTCAAGTTTCCAAGAGAGATCTCTTCGTGATGCCGGTCTGAAATTTCAAGTAACGTAGCCAATTATTATCGAGTACACGAACACGAACACGTCACATTAATCATAAATGCTTTAGTTTATGTAGTGTTCTCATTCATCACCAACCTTTAACATCAAAGAATATCTGTTTGTGGTGCCTTTGCCTCCACCATAAAAGCAATCCAAATCCCAGAACCATGAGACAGAGGCATCCGAGGCTCAAGCCAAAGGCAAGGGCTACTTTGTGACGGTTAGTTCTGCCAGGAGGTAGAGCAGCTGAAGGAGCAAAGAGCTTGAGGTCAGAATCAACACGAGAGTACACAAACATTGAAATTTCAAATTGGGGAAAGGGGAAACAGTTTTAAGAAGATATTTCAGCCAAACCAAATATGTTCCATACTTTGTGAACTATTCAAGTTCATGGACATCGGCATGAGTGTTGTCCCATTGCAGTCTGGTTCAGAACCTGTTGGGCAAATCAAAGGGTTCCCAACAATACtgcaacaataaaataaaataaattaatatctaaTTCTCTGTTTTTCCACACTTGCTCaggctcagagagagagagagatttactTGAATGTCTTAGCAGGAAATCTGGGTATAGGTCCGCTTAGATTGTTGTAGGACAAGTCACTGAATGATAAAAACTTCTTCAGATACTTATTCCAGTTATAAGAATCAAAGGAATGCGCATAGCGAAACAAAAAGAGGCCAAGAGAATTACAGAAAGGCAAGCTGAGTCATGTTCCCCAATGACATAGGAAATGCTCCTGAGAGACTGTTATTGTTAAGTCTCCTACAGCCAATTCGAGTAAATCGTATCAGATAAGAGACCCAGGAAACTGCTTTCATAGTAATTGTACATAGCTTTCGAGCATCAAGTCTTAACTCAGAAAATCTTACATGTATTGGAGGCCTCTCAGGTGTCCTAGAGAAGGAGGAATTTCCCCACTGAAGTAGTTATTCGAAAGATCAAGTGTGCGTAGTTTTGAGAGCCTTCCAAGCTCTGCAGGGATTGGCCCTTTAATATTGTTGTTCTGTAAGAGCCTGCAAATCAGTGCGGAGCATAATATTTAAACCCCATTACATGCAAGAACCGATTCCGTTAAGGGATTTTAGTATCTAGTATTGGGAACTTACACACTCTGAAGATTTTTTAGGTTGCCTATACTTGAAGACAGAGTACCAGATAAATTCTGGCTAGGAGTACCCCTGCAACAAGaccatttcaaaaaatttacaacatatTTCCGTTGTTTCTCTTATATGAAATGTTGTCTAATTTTTCATTGAGCAGAATGTTTAACATCATGctttttctttataacatttcttTTTCCACCCTGGTGAAACAGAACTGCAATATGACTTACAGGCCGATGACTAGACTCTCAGAAGAACAGGTGACCATAGTCCAGCTACATGGATCAACAGAGGAGTCATCCCAATTATCAAGGACACCATGGGGATCCTTTAAATTAGCTTTTATTGCCATTAAAGCTTGCACTGGAAAGAAAACACCAGGATGAAATTCTCCAGCCATACTTGAACATAAAGAACATCATTGTTGCAGATTTCAAAAGGAAGGAGGAACGAGATTTTGGAGTTACCTTCAAAGTTTACACCTTTGGGAGACAGTAATCCATTTACAGAAGCCCAAAAACAGAGACAAGCCAGAAAACGTAGATAAACTTCTCTTCTCGTCATTGCCATTCAATTGAAGTTCACTTCGACCAGAGCTCAGAGATACTAAAGCCTGCTTATGGTGGGTGATGGAACTACTAGGAAGACTAGCCCTCGAATTGGTCTTTTTGGTTTGAGGTAATATCCAGATCAGAACCCCACATCCTGCTTTCCATGCCAGAATCCCATTCACCGAAAATCTTATGTCAGACCCAAATTAAAAAACCAGTTTTTGGGTTGCATAAAGGAACTAGCACGCTTGTCATTGAGTCGGGAGGTTGCAAAGAGAAGAATATATAATAGCCTTAATCCTAAGAGAACACATATAATCAAAGCTAGAGGAGGAGAGAATAGGAAATTCCCCGAAAGAATAATCATTCATTGCGTAAAAAGTGTGTGCTAGTTTTGTATCCACACTGCTTCAATTTAAAGCAAAAAGCACTTAAGCCTGTTAGTTTTCATAGTATTATACATACTGAATGCACGTTATCTCGATACCAAATTCATCACCAGTCAGTCATGAGTCATCTTGATGCCCAATTCTGTCAGTATATAtcagtagatttttttttttttctatatatgtatgtatgtatgtatgattgGATTACTCGACACAAAATGGTCAGTGTATGCATGGGTTTGGATGAATTTGCCTTGCTTGGGACTGTGAGGAATCCAACATTCCTTGAGTTTGGCCACTCAGTAAAGTCCTAAATACAGTCCTTTTCTTTCTAAGGGATTGAGAATGTAAGAATCTCAAGGTATGGGGCTCGAGATTGATGATGGATTTGGTCACCCACTATCTATGACCCATGAGGATCTTTGttggctttttctttttctttttctttattccgTTAATTTTgagtataatttatatacaagtATACATTACATATTCATATCTTTTAGGCTGGTGAAATGTTGGTTGTGCTTTATAGATTCCCCAAACCACTATCAGCTAACAATCACACATGCTCTTGCTTTATATATACCTTAAGCAGACAGTCATTCTTCAGACACCATTCAAAAAAGAGTGAAACTTTAAAAAGCAAAAGCTGCCATTCCTCTTTTTTCTAGGACACACACACCCTCTCTCTCAATTATGGGAGTAAGTGATACTATTTCCAGCCGTTGCCAAGGCGCGTTTTAACAGATTACTGCCTTACTGGTGATCCCCATAAGACAAGATTAAATGGGTTTAGTCCTTTGCATTTTGCAAAACATAAACTTACTCCATTCATATTACCACCAAGTCCCGGACGATGAACAGATCCAGACaagttccctttttttttcctgaccAGATCCAGACAAGTCATTGGCAACAAATAGATTAGATTCAATGATTTTGGAtagtttaatataataataggaTTAAACCCACGAACTTTTGACTGCTAACCTTTGCACGTCCTTCAGTTGCGCGTGGAGCTAACTTTCCTGGTGAGAGTAATTCAAGTTACTAGACACATGTATGCACAACATATGTGGATGAAACAGCATGCTGGCAGGCCCGTAAGTTTGCAGATGGACGATGGACGGGGACCTTCACCTAACGGGCAGGTCATTTGGAAGTATAGATTTTTTATAACATGATTATCTCTTCTGGTGTCATCCTATCTCATCATATATCTTGAGGAAATTGGAACTGCTCACTCAAATTCCAATCCTTTCTTAACCGACACTAAAATATTAGACAAATATGTCATTGTTAaacaacgaaaatgaaataaaagcatGGTTTCAAACATTGTAGGAGAAACGAGATGATAGCCAAAACCATTCGTTCACACAACTAGTTCTATCGCTATATCTGATCCAGTTATCGGCTAGTTGATTAGAAAGAGATGTAATGGAGGAAGGGACCCGCTGCATCTTGATTGCCAATCAAACTCCAAGGTAGAGAAAGATAAATTGACCGAACATACAAATAAAATAGGGTTATTTATCACACAATGACAAAAATGTCCAAGGATTACAGGCCAATGTTACTGATAACAGCTTTGCATTGTTGTCCCTTTCGTCATATATATCACCTCAACCAATCCCAAAAGGAGGATCTTCGTTAGTTAGATGCTCACTACTCATGACCATAAGCTCAGATTTAGGATCAAATTGTCCAAGATAAAGCTTAACCCACCATTTGTCCGTATTGGATGTCTTTTCTTCCCTTTTGTCCATGGAAACCAACAATAATATATAGGGTGACTGCATGCAAGAAGAACATGACTATTGTGGCAAGTAGTTTTACATTGGACCACTTTTCGCACACGGCTTCCTGTGATTAGTTTGGCTTGATTGTTGTATCTTGACAGTGGCCGGCTATTGTCAAGGGAATACTACGCCCATTTTATAATGAATTTAAGCTTCCATTTGATCCGAACATACTTAGGAGATTGTGAGTATGAGAAAATTATGCATACAAAATTCGTTAGAAGGGTCACATACAAGATCGTTTATGCCTCACTTGAGCATAATAATAAACCATGAACAAATGAAACAATTAGGGGTCCATTCAACAGACCTCAAAAGTCAAGAAAAGATAGGCCCCAGTAGAAAGTTGAAAGGAGTTGTTACTAGCATATTTTAACAAGCTGACGTGATAGGGAGAGCACTAATTGAAATGATTATTCCTCGTGTTCTTTTTCACTCATTGACAAGGTTGCAAAATGAACAATGATGTTAATTTGGCTTTAGTTCAATAGCCAGGTGGTAACAGATATATTTACTcttttggatagtgagataagatgagatggttttggatgaaaatttaaaattgaataaaatattgttagaatattattttttaatattattattattttagaatttgaaaaagttgaattgtttattatattttatatataaatttaagaaaattatcatcataagatgaaatgagataaaaccgTTTATATATCCAAACCCTACTTAATACTTATATCAAAAGGCcacacggggagagagagagagagagtgtgtgtgcaTTAAGTGCATGCAATTATACGTTCAGCTGTGGATTAGGACCTAAGAGGGAGTCAAACCAGTGGGATAGGCAGCCAAATGAGTAGGAAATAATGTTCTTTCTCACTAGTCGTTTGAGTTTTGAATGGAGGGACGAGCCATCCTCTTCACTTTTACTTGAACAATTTAAGTATATGAGATCCCCAtgacaccatttttttttttttttttagatatccATGACACTTGCTTTGGCACTATACTAAAAATTTTGACTTTAGGAACTGCTCAGAAATTATAGGCCCCATCTTGTCCCCGTATCTCAGAACTCACTCTGAAAGTCTTCGCTCCACAAAATAATATACCTGCTATACGAAGAATACCGATATCTATCATCATACCCTCGGATTTTTTATCAtcgtttttggttttttggggCTCTATTTAGTGCATTAATTGAGAGTATCATATGCCCTGATTGTTTAATTGGTGATATTAAAAGAGCTGGAAACATCTCGATGATATTTGTTCGTTATTCATAATGTTAGTGATATCATGACAGAGGAGCTTTCTGCGGGAGTAGGGATAATGGGCATCTTTTGTGCGCCCATAATTGGAGAACTTCTGGCCTTCGTTCAAAGTTTGAATTCGTACTGTGTCTAAAAGTGAGatctaaatacatttttatGGAAGGAGCATTGAAATCCAAAAGGTTTGAATCAAAGCCATTCATTCATTGTGTTCTATTCATCATTCCATCTGCTTATTGGAATGAAAAATACCACTATCAGAGTATTCCGGCATGTGGTTTCAAGTTTGCCActgtatgtatataaatatagagtAATATAGCATAATTGTACCAACCATATTGAGCAAAACAGACCAAAGTGCTGTCTTTTTGAAACTGGAAGGTTAATCCCTCACATTTAAGTGAATCGtgtaataatattctaaatagtAATAGAGATAATCATGGAAATACAAGAATATTTTCTTCAACTGTGATTGGTTATTAGGTACCATATAAAACATAACAAAGAAAATCAATTTCAGGATGAATGTAAGATACAAGAACTT
This is a stretch of genomic DNA from Carya illinoinensis cultivar Pawnee chromosome 3, C.illinoinensisPawnee_v1, whole genome shotgun sequence. It encodes these proteins:
- the LOC122302279 gene encoding protein NSP-INTERACTING KINASE 1-like codes for the protein MAMTRREVYLRFLACLCFWASVNGLLSPKGVNFEVQALMAIKANLKDPHGVLDNWDDSSVDPCSWTMVTCSSESLVIGLGTPSQNLSGTLSSSIGNLKNLQSVLLQNNNIKGPIPAELGRLSKLRTLDLSNNYFSGEIPPSLGHLRGLQYMRLNNNSLSGAFPMSLGNMTQLAFLDLSYNNLSGPIPRFPAKTFNIVGNPLICPTGSEPDCNGTTLMPMSMNLNSSQTALPPGRTNRHKVALAFGLSLGCLCLMVLGFGLLLWWRQRHHKQIFFDVKDRHHEEISLGNLKRFHFRELQIATSNFSSKNILGKGGFGNVYKGILPDGTIVAVKRLKDGSAIGGEIQFQTEVEMISLAVHRNLLRLYGFCVTPTERLLVYPYMSNGSVASRLRGKPVLDWCTRKRIALGAARGLLYLHEQCDPKIIHRDVKAANILLDDYCEAVVGDFGLAKLLDHQDSHVTTAVRGTVGHIAPEYLSTGQSSEKTDVFGFGILLLELITGQRALEFGKAANQKGAMLDWVKKIHQEKKLEMLVDRDLKSNYDRIELEEMVQVALLCTQYLPGHRPKMSEVVRMLEGDGLAERWEASQRVESTKCKPHELSASDRYSDLTDDSSLLVQAMELSGPR